DNA from Desulfuromonas sp. AOP6:
CCCCTATACCAGTGCCCGCTCTATCACCCTGCCCGAGAGGGATGCCGGGCAGAGAAAGTCCCATCGCTGGCCCGAGGTTGTCCTCCGTGCGGCCAAGCAGTGTCGACGGGCACGCCTGCCTGAACTCTTTTCCGTCCTGTCCTGGGACCAGGCAACCTATTACGCGCGGCAGGCCGAACTCAAACTGCTGCTTTATGAAGGGGAGGCGCCCTGGAGTCTTCAGGAAATTCTGAGCGAGAGTCGGCCGGCGAGCATTTCACTTCTGGTCGGGCCCGAAGGAGGGTTTATTCCGGAAGAGGTGGCGGAGGTTCGTGAGTTCGGTTTTCTTCCTGTTTCCATCGGGCCGCGTATTCTGCGTACTGAAACGGCCGCCATTCTGGGGGCGGCTTTGGTGCAATATGCCGTAGGGGACTATCGCTGAGGGACTGAAGACGCCGGGGCCGAAATATGTCGAGAATTTTTACAGTCCTTCAAGTAATCTGGCAAAACGGAGATATCCCAAAGGATTGATCCATGGTATGTATCTTGCTCTATATCGCTCAAAGGTGTTTCCGTCCTTTCCATGACAGGAAGGAATACTCTCGATGCGAACCCTGCCCGATGACATGCCCCACGGATTTGGCCTAGCCAGAGAGGATTTCTCCTGCGTGGACGATAAGCTTCTGTGTGACAGAAAACTGTCGATTCTCAAAGAAATTTCCAGCGCCATCCTGGTTACGGACAACATCAATACCATCGGCCATCTCATCCTGGACCTGGTCATGGACCATCTGCAGGCCGAGAAGAGCTCGCTGATGATGGCCAACAGTCATCAGGAGCTCTACATCCTCTGTTCCCGAGGGATCGACGAAACCCTCGCCCACGAATATCGGGTCAAATTCGGCGAAGGAATAGCCGGGTTCGTCGCCCAACAGGGAGAGCCGGTTCTGGTTGCCGACATTGGGGCAGATGAAAGGTTTTCCGGGATTCCGCGAGACCGTTATCGAACCCGGTCCTTTATCTCCTGTCCCATTATGGGCAAGGGTGGCATACTCGGGGTTCTCAACGTCAACGATAAAAGGGATGGCACCCCCTTTGACGAGACCGAATTTGCGCTGGTCAGGATACTGGCCGGCCATGCCTCAATCGCCCTGAAAAACGCTTTTCTTGTCAATCAGTACAAAAGCAAGGCCGTTGAGCTCGAAGATGTCAACCGCAAGCTTATCAACGCCGATGTCTCCCGTACCGAATTTCTCACCCGCATGTCCCACGAACTGCGCACCCCGCTGAACTCGATCACAGGAGCGGTCTATCTACTGAAAAGCGCTCCGCACCTCGAAGCTGCCCAAAGAAGCGAATTCTATGAGATCATTCACAGCGAAACATCCAAGCTGATCTCTTTTGTCGAAAAACAACTTGATTTTCTCCGCCTGCAGGATGAAAGTCGGGTGCTTAAAAAATCGGTCATCAGCCTGCAGGATATTATTCGGGAAACTTTCAACTCCCGCACGCTGCAGGCAGTCTTCGGCAGACGCAGCCTGAAATTCGATCTGGTACTGGATCAGAATATCCCCGAGATTGTCGGCGACAAAATTCTCGTCAGCCAGATGTTCATCAATCTGTTTGAAGGGATCGTTTCCCATCTCCATATGGGCAGCACAATTCGCATCGCGGTCCATGAAAACGATGTCGTGCAACTCGTCATCCAGACCACCAATCCTCTTCCCGATTACATTGTCCGCAACTTTTTTCACGCCAAGAATTTTTATTTCGCCGAGAAAGCCGAAGAGTACACCAAGCTGTATCTTGCCTTGAAAGCAGCGGAGATTCATGGCTGGAGTATGAAGGGGAATAATGTCGACGGTTTCTTCGAGATGATTCTTGAGATCCCACGAGGATCGTCCCAGAAGGCGTCAGCGACCATTGCCAACAGCCTCGACCTCGTCCTTGAGTTTGCCGCCGAACTGCTGGGCGTCAATACCGGTTCCTTAATGCTCAACGACGCCTTGACTGGTGATCTGATTATCTCCAGCGCCCTCGGGCTGGATGATGAGATCATCAAAAAGACACGGATCAAACTGGGCGAGCAGATTGCGGGTTGGGTGGCCAGTGAAGGGGAGCCTTTACTGATCGGAGACATCGAGTCGGACCCGCGCTTCAAAAGGAAGAATATCGATAATCAGTACAGCTCCAAATCCCTTCTCTCCGTCCCCCTGAAGATGGATGATCAGATTCTGGGTGTTCTTAATTTAAGTAACAAAAAATCAGGCCACAGTTTTGAACTGTCCGATCTGAAAGTCGCTTCCCTCATGGCTGCCCGCATATCCCGCCTGATAGCCCGGCTTCATGCCGAAAACGCCACGGAAGAAGACC
Protein-coding regions in this window:
- a CDS encoding 16S rRNA (uracil(1498)-N(3))-methyltransferase, yielding MHHECVNGGGSDSLFYLDEVPALEQPLPLAGSVVTALEAWQARPGEIITVVDPQQTFYRARLVSVEGEKATVIPFQQMPRAMESPVDIEVYQALPEKERFELVLQKLTEIGVSRIVPYTSARSITLPERDAGQRKSHRWPEVVLRAAKQCRRARLPELFSVLSWDQATYYARQAELKLLLYEGEAPWSLQEILSESRPASISLLVGPEGGFIPEEVAEVREFGFLPVSIGPRILRTETAAILGAALVQYAVGDYR
- a CDS encoding GAF domain-containing protein, whose translation is MRTLPDDMPHGFGLAREDFSCVDDKLLCDRKLSILKEISSAILVTDNINTIGHLILDLVMDHLQAEKSSLMMANSHQELYILCSRGIDETLAHEYRVKFGEGIAGFVAQQGEPVLVADIGADERFSGIPRDRYRTRSFISCPIMGKGGILGVLNVNDKRDGTPFDETEFALVRILAGHASIALKNAFLVNQYKSKAVELEDVNRKLINADVSRTEFLTRMSHELRTPLNSITGAVYLLKSAPHLEAAQRSEFYEIIHSETSKLISFVEKQLDFLRLQDESRVLKKSVISLQDIIRETFNSRTLQAVFGRRSLKFDLVLDQNIPEIVGDKILVSQMFINLFEGIVSHLHMGSTIRIAVHENDVVQLVIQTTNPLPDYIVRNFFHAKNFYFAEKAEEYTKLYLALKAAEIHGWSMKGNNVDGFFEMILEIPRGSSQKASATIANSLDLVLEFAAELLGVNTGSLMLNDALTGDLIISSALGLDDEIIKKTRIKLGEQIAGWVASEGEPLLIGDIESDPRFKRKNIDNQYSSKSLLSVPLKMDDQILGVLNLSNKKSGHSFELSDLKVASLMAARISRLIARLHAENATEEDQLRILGSLDTLLQAERHYDKKGSRLPRLVQRLMEKLVASEEECALALYVARIFDLGLALIDKDVLDKTVPLSPLEKTTVKGHPYTAVNLIEELEPDPAIRQIILHHHEYFDGSGYPDQLEGRNIPLLSRVLAVADSFCALTENRAYRKAVSEAEALDEIRRQSGTRYDPRIVEALEALVGSS